The genomic DNA GAGCACAAGATCCAGGACCCCATGCTCCTGGCGGACATCAAGAAGGCCACTTCCACCAATACAGACGTCATCCTGTTTAATATCGACAGCCGGGCCGACTCTCGCGAAGGCCGGGGGGCCATTTTGTCCGTCTTCTGGCGGGTGTTTAACGAGATGCAGGGTTTTTCCGGGGACGCACCGCACATTGCCGAGATGGAGCGGCAGCTGAGCAAAAAAGGCAGGTTCCAGGAGTTCTGCACAGCATTTAAGGAAGTGAGCGGCGAGGACTGGCTCAGCCAGCGGGACGCCTACCTCTTTCACAAGGATGATTTGGTTTATGCCCTGTCCCAGGCCCTGGGCCAGAGCCAGGAGTCAGCCGCAGAATGGTTTGAGAAAGCCGAGCAGAGCATGAGCCTGACCATTGAGAACTTTGCCAAACGGGTCAACGAATACCTGGATGCCAGGGGCAAGGATCACCGGCTCATCTTCCTGGTGGACGAGGTGGGTCAGTTCATTGGAGACGATGAGCACCTCATGCTCAATCTGCAAACCATTACCGAGGACCTAGGCCGGATCTGCAAGGGCAGGGCCTGGGTGGTGGTCACCTCTCAGGAGGACATCGACTCCATCCTGGGCGATCTCAAATCCTCCCGGGCCAACGACTTCTCCAAGATCCAGGGCCGGTTCACCACCCGGCTCTCCTTATCCAGTTCCAATACAGACGAAGTGATCCAGGCCAGATTGCTGGACAAGACCCCGGAGGCCAAAACCGAGCTGGCCAACCTGTTCGCCTCCAAAGGGGACATCCTCATCAACCAACTCACCTTTTCCAACGACAGCGCCAGCCTGAAATCTTTTCAGGACCGGCAGGACTTCATCAATAACTATCCTTTTGCCCCCTTCCATTTCCAGCTGGTGCAAAAAGTTTTTGAAGCCATCCGCACCGCCGGGGCCACCGGCCTGCATTTAAGCCGGGGGGAGCGCTCCATGCTGGATGCCTTCCAGTCCGCGGCCAAGAATATCTCGGACCGGGAGATCGGAGCACTCGTCCCTTTGTATGCCTTTTATCCTGCTATTGAGAGCTTTCTGGATACAGCTGTCAAACGGACCATTGACCAGGCCAATGAAAACCCGGCGCTTAAGCACCCCTTTGATGACCACCTGCTGCAAACCCTGTTTCTTATCCGCTATGTGGACATCATCAAACCCAATGTGGACAACTTGGTCACCCTGTTCATCGATGAGGTGGATGCCGACCGCCTGGCCCTGAAACGGGAGATCGAGGCCGGGCTGGAACGTCTGGAGAAGCAGACCCTGATCAGCCGCAACGGGGACCTGTACTTCTTTCTGACCAATGAAGAGCGGGACGTCAGCCGGGAGATCAAGGGCGTGGAGATCACCAGCGCGGAAGAGGTCAAGCTCCTGGCCGAAATCGTGTATTCCGACATCCTCAAGGACCACAAGCAATACCGGTATAAGCCCTACAAGCGGGACTATCCTTTCAGTCGCCTGCTGGACGGCCACCCTTACAGCTCCAGGCTGGATCAGGAAATCGCTGTGGAAGTCATCACCCCCCTGGCTGACGATTACGATGCCTTTAATGAGCTCAAGAGGGTCATGCACACCTCGGAGAACTACGGCCGGGTGCTCATCCAGCTCCCGGAGAACGACGAGCTGGAGCGGGAGGTCCGCATCTGCCTGCAAACCGACAAGTATATCCGGCAAAAGAGCGATGCCTCCCAGTCCACCTCTTTTAGCCGCATACTCCGGGACAGGCAGGAGGAAAACCGGGAGCGCCGCAGCAGGCTGAGAAACCTCCTGGAGAAACTGCTTGTGGATGCCCACTTCTCCGCCCTGGGACAAACCCTGGATATCAAGGGCTCCACTCCCCGGGCTGTGGTGGAGGAAGGTATCGAGTATGTGATTGTCAATCTGTACAATAAGTTCCACTACTTAAGCAAACTGCACGAAGCCCCGGACAAAGAAATCCGGGCCGTGCTCATGGCCACAGACCTGGGCCAACTGGAGCTGCAAAAGGGGCTCACTGAGGTAAATAAGGAGGCCAGGCAGGAGGTCAAGGAGTATATCCGGCTCATGGTGCACAAGAACCATCAGGTACTCTTAAGCGACCTGATCGAGCACTTTGCCAAACGCCCTTACGGCTGGCCGGAATGGGAAGTGGTCCTCCTGGTGGCCAAGATCTACATGGCCGGGGAGTTAAATCTCCTGATGAACGGCACCAGCCTCTCCGCCAGGGAAGCCTTGGAGCCCATGCTCAAGACCGCCAAGTGGAGGACAGTGAAGATCCTCCAGCGCAAGGTCCCCTCTGCCCAGGACGTGGAAAAGGCCCAGAAGCTCTGCCAGGAGCTGTTCGGCAAAATCGGACCGGAGGGTTTCGATGATTTGGATAAAGCTATACGGACCCAGCTCACAGGGTGGCAAAAAAGTCTTCAGCAATACCAGCAGCTGGCCCAGACCGGGGAGTATCCAGGCCAAAAAGAGATTGAAGACGGCTTGGCAGTTATTCAAGCCATATTGGCGGTCAAAGACACCTATGAGTTCATCAAGACGTTTCATTCCAAAAGAGACGACCTCCTGGACACCTGCGAGGATCTGCACACCCTGCACGACTTTTACACCAATCAGCGCCCTACCTGGGACAAGCTCAAAAAATCCCTGGCCGAGTTCTCCAAAAACGAGGCCGCTTTGACCAAAGATGGTGATGCCGCCTCAGCCTTAAACCACCTGCACCGCATAGCCGAAGCCGAGGCCCCGTATGGCATGCTCAAGGATGTGAACCCCCTGGTCTCCAAGCTCTCGGAGATCAATGAGCAGATGGTGGATCAGAAGCGGGAGGAGGCTCTGGGCTTCATGGCCGCCCGGAAGAATGCCGTGGATCAGGAACTGCAACAGATCCAGGCCGGCCAAGAGTTTGCCGAGCAGGTCACAAAGCCGCTTGAGGACATCCGCAACCGGGTAAAAAACGAAACCAGCATCCCCAACATCTCCTATCTCCTGGAGGAGTTTGAACGGGCAATTTACGATGCCTTTGACCGGATTGAAGAGACAAAACAGCCTCCAGATCAAGAAGAGAAAAGCAACCCCAAGCCGGCTAAAAAGACCAAGACGATCAAGACCTCCTCCCTGTCCACCAAGGCCTATTTGGAAAACGAACAGGATGTGGAAAACTTTGTTCAAAACCTGAAGCAAAAGCTCCTGGAAGAGCTGGGGCATGATGTCCGGATACGGATAGAGTAAAGGGAAAAAGACTGAAGGCTGAAGGTGGGAATGGCTTAAGGAAGAAGAAAACTGGGTCTATTTACTCTTCAGTTCCTCTTCCCCCCTTCAGCCTCACAGCCTAACAAAGGATTTTTCATGCATACCAACAAGCTCAAAGCCTACGCCCCCCAAGCCAGGCAAGAGTTCATCCAGGCAATCACCGATCGGGCCAAGGTCCTGGGGCTGTCTGAATCCAAGATCGAACCTGTCCAACTCCAGGGTGAGGTGGCCCTGATTGCCGGCAGGCCGTTTCCTGTCCAGGTAGCCAAGCAGCGAAAGGACCTGGAAGCCAGGATAGAGCTCAAAGGCTTTGCCCAGGTCATGGAGGAGGTGGCCTACACTTGGTTCAACCGGTTCATGGCCCTGAGATACATGGAGCTGCACGACTATCTGGGACATGGCTACCGGGTGCTGAGCAACCCCAGCGGATCGGACATCCCCGAGATCCTGGAGAAGGCCACCAGCGTTGAGCTGCCCGGGCTAGACCAGGACAAAGTGGCTGAGATGCGCTTGGCCGGAGACAAGGACGCTGAGCTGTACCGTCTGCTCCTGATTACCCAGTGCAACACCCTGCACCGGGTCATGCCTTTTCTGTTTGAGCGGGTCAGCGATGCATCCGAGCTGCTCCTGCCGGAGAATCTGCTGCAAACCAACTCCCCTATCCGCAAGATGGTCACCGAAATCCCGGAGGAGGACTGGGAGCATATCGAGATTGTGGGCTGGCTGTATCAGTTCTACATCTCGGAAAAAAAGAACCAGGTCATCGGCAAGACAGTCAAAAGCGAGGACATCCCGGCCGCCACCCAGCTGTTTACCCCCAACTGGATTGTGAAATACATGGTCCAGAACACCCTGGGCCGCAAGTGGCTGATGACCTACCCGGACTCATCCATCCGGGACACAATGGAGTTCTACATCCAGCCGGCGGAGCAGGAGCCGGAGGTCCAGGCTCAGCTGGAAGCCATCACCCCCAGGGAGCTACATCCAGAGGATCTGACCTTCATGGACCCGGCCTGTGGATCGGGTCATATCCTGGCCGAGGCCTACGATCTGTTCAAAGAGATTTATCTGGAGCGCGGCTACCGCACCCGGGACATCCCCAGGCACATTCTGGAACTCAACCTCTTTGGTCTGGACATCGACGACCGGGCCGCCCAGCTGGCCCGCTTCACCGTTCTCATGAAGGCCAGGGCCGACGACCGGCACATTCTCAACCCGGAACGACCCGTAACCTTAAACATCATGGCCATCCAGGAGAGCAAGGGCCTGGATGAAAAGGAAATGGTCTCCACCCTGCTCAAGGAACGCACCGTGGAGGTGGGCAAGCCCAAGATGCAGCAGCAGTATCTGGTCCAGCCCACACAGGAGCAGGCCTATCTCAAGGGCAAGGACAAGCCTGAGGTGAGTCAGGACGAGCTGAAATCCCTCTTGCACCTCTTTCAGGACGCCAAGACCTTCGGTTCCCTGCTCACAGTGCCGGACAAAGTCAAAGACGCCATGGCCAGGCTGGAGAAGCTGATAAGAAACGCCTTGAGCAGGGATGAATACTCCAAAAGCATGGCCAGAAAGCTCCTGCCGTTGGTCCGCCAGGCCAGATTGTTGGCTACAGAGTATGACTTTGTTGTGGCCAATCCGCCGTATATGGGGAGTAAGGGTTTGAATGCCGAGCTCAAATCATTCCTCAAAGACAACTATGCAGATTATAAGTCTGATCTCTTTTCAGCATTTATTGTCAGCAACCTGGAAATGTCCAAAAAGCACGCCCAGCTTGGATTTATGTCTCCCTATGTGTGGATGTTCATTTCTTCCTATGAAACGTTGCGGAGTTTTCTGCTTAACGAAAAGACGATCACTTCTCTTATTCAGCTGGAATACTCAGGATTTGAAGGTGCTACGGTCCCTATCTGCACATACACCATAGAAAACAGTTACCTGCCCAACTTCAAGGGGAGCTATATCCGTCTTTCGGATTTCCGAGGAGCAAATAATCAGGCACCAAAAACATTAGAGGCAATACAACATCCTGATTGTGGATGGAACTATACTGCTTCAGGGGCTGATTTTAAGAAAATTCCTGGGAGTCCAATTGTTTATTGGGTTAGTAAAAACTTGATTAATTTATATAGAAATCCTTTACTAAAAGATTATTATACTGCAAAAGAAGGAGTTGGAACCAGAAATGATGATTTATTTATCAGGATGTTTTGGGAAGTTTCCATGCAAAATATAGCAAAAGAAAAAAGATGGGTACTAACTGACAAAGCTGGTGACTTCAAAAAGTGGTATAAGGGTTTTTCTTATATTATGGATTGGGAAAATGATGGTTTTCGCATAAAAAATTATAAAAATAATGATGGTTCGTTAAGATCACGGCCACAGAATACCGACTATTTATTTTTAGAAGGCGTAACATGGGGAAAGGTAGGCTCTGGGATACCAAGCTTCCGTTGGAGGCCTAGCGGCTTAGGCTTTAATGATGCTGCCCCTACATTGTTTGGTGATAATGTCCTTAATATATTGTCACAATTGAATTCTAAAGTAAATAGAAAGATTCTTACTTTTAGAGGAGAAACATTAAACATTACAACAGGCGTTGTTTTGGATATTCCTTTATTGACAATAAATGATAAATTATATTCAGATAAACTTCTGAATAATACTTTGTTAAATATTGATAGATCTAAAAAGGATTGGGATTATCACGAAATTTCCTGGGATTTTACTATTCATTCTCATCTCAATTTGGAACATAAAACACAAACTATGCCTGCTACTTATACTAAACTCCGCTCCCACTGGCACCAAACAACCCAAGAAATGAAGCGCTTGGAAGAAGAAAACAACCGTATCTTCATTGAAGCCTACGGTCTCCAAGACGAACTCACCCCTGACGTCCCCCTGGAAGAGATCACACTGACCTGCAATCCCTACTACCGCTACGGGAGCAATAAGTCTGAAGAAGAGCTGGAAGCCCTGCTCCGGGCCGACACCATGAAGGAGCTTATCTCTTACGCCATCGGCTGCATGATGGGCCGCTACTCTTTAGATGAACCGGGTCTGCTATATGCCCACAGCGGCAACGAGGGCTTTGACCCCAGCCGGTATCAGACATTCCCGGCTGACGAGGACGGGATCATCCCGGTCATGGACGAGGACTGGTTTGCAGACGATGCCACCAACCGATTTGTGGAGTTCATCAAGGTTGCCTGGCCGCCGGAGACTTTGGACGAAAACCTGAAGTTTGTGGCCGACAGCCTTGGCCCCAAGAAGAGCGAAGACCCCTTAGAGACCCTCCGCCGATTCATCAGCGACAAGTTCTTCAAGGACCACCACCTGAAAGTATACAAGAAGCGCCCCATCTACTGGCTGTTCTCCAGCGGCAAGCACAAGGCCTTCCAGTGCCTAGTCTACCTGCACCGCTACAACGAATCCACACTATCCCGCATGCGGGCCATGTACGTCACTCCGCTGCAAGGCAAATACAAGGCCAGGGTCGAATACCTGGAGCAGGAACGAGACAATGCCAGTTCGGCCAGTGTGCGGAACAATATGCAGAAAGAGCTGGACAGCATGCGCAAGAAGCAGGAAGAGCTCCGCCACTTCGACGAGCTCCTGCGCCACTACGCAGACCAGCGCATCAGCCTGGACTTGGATGACGGGGTGAAGGTCAACTACGGCAAGTTCGGGGATCTGCTGGCTGAGATAAAGGCGGTGACTGGGAAAAAGGCTGGGGAGTAGGCTGAACAAGAATAGGATAACTTGATATGGATCATAAGCAACAAAACCAGATTAACCTAGCCAAACGAGAATCTCCAAGGAAAAGCTTTCACATGCATAGCATTTTCCCTGGACTAATCTATTTTTTCATAGATGAGCTCGATAGTCTTGATAGATATGCACTATATTCTGAAGAATTTATTAAGAACAAAATGGTTGACTTTGACAAGAGAATGGAAACCTATGCCAAAGAAAACCAACTAGATGAATATGATGCTGATGCATATTATGATTACAAACGCGAGGAGATTGACGACCACTTTAAATATCATCCATCTTTTATGTATCAATCACTTTTGATTCTTTCATGTTCATTTTTTGAGTCAAATTTTGTTGATCTTTGTAAGCACCTAGAAAAATATGAAAACTTAAAAATAGAATTATCTAGTGAAAAAATTAAAGATCATAACAAACTAAAGAAATATTCACAGTTTCTTTGTAGAAATTTTATGATATGCCCACAGTATTCATCATATTGGAAATATATACAAAACGCTTATACTATTCGCAACTTATTTGTTCATGCTAACTCAGATATATCCCTTCTCAAGGAGAATCAGCAAGCAAAAACAGAAAAGATAATTAAGAATTTGTATAATTATGAAATCACAATGGATCATAATTTGGTTAAATTGAGGTCTGGAAAATATGCTAGATTTATCATAAGTACAATGAAATCATTCTTAGAAGACTTCAAAAAAGCCTGCGTTGAAAACAATATGCTTGGACCTAAGTTTTGGCCTTAAGAAACTTAAAGAAACGGATTGTATAAGAATGTTTTCAACCATTGAGCATGTCCTCCAATCCCCTGAAAGCAAAACCCTGGAGTTCAAGAGGGATCTCTCCTCTCCACGGAACTTCCTCAAGACTCTTGTGGCTTTTGCCAATACCGCTGGCGGAAGGCTTGTGTTTGGGGTGGATGACCAGAAAAACATAGTTGGGATTGATCAGCCCCTGGATGAAGAGGAAAGGCTGTGCAGTCTGGTTGCCGATGCCATTGCCCCGCGTTTGGTGCCCAACATTGAATTCATTACTGTGGAGGACAAGACCCTGCTCACAGTGGAGGTCTTCCTCAGCGGTTTGCGGCCTCATTATATCAAGGCTGAGGGTCCGGAAGCCGGTGTTTATATTCGCCTGGGCTCCACGAACCGACAGGCCGACCGGGAACTCATAGCCGAGCTCCGCCGGACTGCTGAGGGTATTTCCTTTGACGAGCTGTCCATGCCCGGTTTGTCCATTGACGACCTGGACCTGAAAGCAGCCAGGGAGATGTTCGGCCAGGAACGGTCTCTGGGTGAGAACGAGCTGCATACTCTGAAACTTGTCACCCAGGATCAGGGCAAGGTGGTGCCGACCAAGGGAGCGATTCTCCTTTTCGGCAAGGAACGGGAACGCCACTTTTCCGATGCCTGGGTCCAATGCGGTAGGTTTGTAGGCTGGGACAAGGCGGATATATTTGATCATGCTGAACTGCATGACCACCTGCCCCAGGCTGTAGACAGCATCATGTTGTTTCTAAAAAAGCACGCCATGCGCGGTGCGGACTTTTCCGAGATACGGCGCAAGGATGTCTGGAGCATCCCGCTGGGCATATTGCGGGAGGTGGTCATCAACGCCTTGGTGCATGCCGATTACTCCCAGCGCGGCGCACCTATCCGGGTCGCCTTTTTTGACGACCGGATTGAGGTGGAGAACCCGGGCATGCTCCTGCCGGGTATGACTGTGGAGGACATGAAGCAGGGGATCTCCAAAATCCGCAATCACGTTATTGCCCGGATCTTCCGGGAACTGAACCTGATTGAGCAATGGGGCAGCGGCATGCCCCGTATCTTCCGAGAAGCCCGGGAATTGGGCCTGCCGGAACTGGAGATTATGGAGATCGGCACCCGGGTCCGGGTAGTTGTGCATCTGGCAGAGCAGGTCCAAATTCCAAGTTCATCTTCTCAAAAGACTACTACAGATAATGAGCGGCTAGAGTCGGAGCTAGAGTCACGGCTAGAGTCGCAGTTAGGGTCACGTTTAGCGACAAAGATTCTATTTCTGTTACAGAAGGAGGAATCAGGGAAACATGGGCTGGCAACACAGTTAGGTCATAAAAGCGTATCAGGGGAACTGCACAAACAAGTCAAGCGAATGCTTGATCTGGGTCTGATTGAGATGACTATCCCGGAAAAGCCCAACAGCCGATTGCAGAAATACCGCCTGACGGACAAGGGCAGAAGACTGTTGTCTGAATGAAAGACCATATGCAAAAAAGAAGATCGCCCACTACAGCGAGCACTGAGGACACAGGATATGAGATTTTTCCCTCCTCTTCCCTCTGTGCTCTCTGTGTCCTCTGTGGTGAATGTCTTTTCCTTCAGCCTTCAGCCTAATCTTCAAACCTTCAGCCTTCTTCATACACCATGAACACCGCCCAAATCACCGACAGCCTCAATCACCTCTTCCATACCCAAGGCCACCGCATCGTCTTCTGGCACGACCCGGACCAGGAGTTTGTGGATCTGGCGCCCGAGCTCAGTCTGGATGGAGTGCGTCTCATCCACCTGGATCAGGAGAGCAAACTTGAACTTAAGGTTCGTCTGGAGCTTGAGGACCAGGACGGCAAATATCTGCTCTACTCTCCGGCCCCTGAGCCCAGCCCGGACCAGGACTGGCTCTTGGATATCCGTCTCTACAGCCGCAGCTTCCATGCTGATCAGCCCTCCATGCTGCTTAGTGAATTGGGCCTGAGCCATCAGGCCATGCGCGAGCATCTCAGGCAGCGGATAAAATTCTTCAAGAACCAGGACCGGACACTGCGGCTGAAGAAGCTGACCACCGCGGACGACCGGGAAAAGGATATGGACACCAAGATGCTGGCTGTTCTCACCCGGGCGGACCAGGCCAGTATATTCGATATTCTGATGAAGCTCTTTGGGGAGATGTGCACAGAGGATGGATGTGACTTCAAGAGCCCGCCCAAGTCCTGGACGGATATAGAGAAATTCGGCCTGACCCCCTTCTTCTGGGAGGAAATGTCCAGGACCTTTGGCTATGATGCCCAGACCCCCAATCTCTCCGACTTGCTCATCCGCCTCTTGATCGCGGATATGGCCAATACCCTGCGCGGCGACCTGCCCAGGTCTTTGCAGCACTTCCGGCTCCAGGACCAGCAGGTGAGCACCAATGTCTCTGTGTTTGTTGACCAATGGCGAAAACACCTGGGGCATTACAAGCAGTATACCCAGATCTCCGGGCAGGTGGCAGATGAGCTGGGACTCCAGGACCAGCTGGCGGCCTATGACGCCCACTCCCTGTTGGAAGTAATGACCTTTGAGGCTGTGGAGCGCCAGATCATCCGGTCTCTTCGTTCTCAGATCATCCAGGAAGAGGCAGAGCGCTTTGACGAGCTCAAATCCGCCATCCTCAGCAGGCGGGACGGACATTGGGCCACTATCCATCTGGACGGGTATGAGCATACATCCAATATCTACGCCACCATCTACGACGGGCTGGACGCTGTGCTCGACCTCCTGGAGCTGTGCCGCGAATACGGCCAGGGCTTAAGCTATGCCACTGCGGATCAGATGTATCAGGCCTATGTCCGGGAGCTGTACCGTTTTGATCAGCTCTACCGTCATTTCCACGAAGCGGCGGATATTGTGGAACTGGCCGGCTGGGATGTGCTCAAAGAGGTGCACAAGGTGGTCGAGTCCTGCTACTCCAACTGGTACCTGGACCAGATCAGCCTGTGCTGGGGCGGTTTTCTGGACGGAGAGTCCGGCCTTGTGGCTGACTGGACCTTGCGCGATGTCCCCAAGCAGCAGTACTTTTTTTCCAATCAGGTCAAACCCTTGCTCACCTCCTCCAGGAGCAAGGTCTTTGTGATCATAAGCGATGCGCTGCGTTATGAGATTGCCGAGGAGCTGGCCAGAGACATTAACTCCAAGTCCAGGTTCAAGGCCAAGCTCACATCCCAGCTCGGGGTTTTGCCCAGCTACACTGCCTTGGGAATGGCCGCCCTGATGCCCAGGTCCAGATATGGCTATAAACAGGGAACGGATCAGATCCTGGTGGACGGCAAGCCCTGTGCCTCCCTGGAGCAACGCCAGGAGATCCTCTCCCAATATGAGGGCATTGCAGTCAGAGCCGAGGATCTGCTGGCCATGAATAAGGACCAGGGGCGGGAACTGGTCCGGCCCTGGCAGATCATCTACATCTTTCACAACCAGATCGACGCTACCGGTGATTCGGCCTCCACGGAAACCAAGACCTTTTCTGCGGCCCACAAAACCATTATCGACCTCTCCTCCCTGGTCCGCTTTATCGTCAACAGCCTCAACGGGTCCAACGTGCTGGTTACTGCCGATCACGGCTTTTTATATCAGGACACGCCCCCGGGAGCTCTGGAAAAGAGTGAGATAGGGTACAAGCCTGGGGGTGTGGTCAAGGCCAAAAAGCGCTATATTTTGGGCCACAACCTGGGAGAATCAGATAATGTCTGGCACGGGTATACATCCACCACCGCCGGAACCCAGGATGAGATGGAGTTCTGGATACCCAAGGGGGTGAACCGCTTTCATTTCTCCGGCGGGGCCAAGTTCATCCATGGCGGGGCCATGCCTCAGGAAGTGGTTGTGCCTGTGCTCCGGGTCAAGGAGCTGGATACCAAGGCGGCTGAGAAGGAAGCAGTGCGGAAGGTCGGGGTGTCCCTATTGGGCTCCAACCGCAAGGTGGTGAACACCATCTGCAAGTTTGAGTTCATTCAGACCGAAAAGACGTCAGAGCGCATGCTGCCCCGGACCCTGGTGGTTTCCATCCGGGATGGGGATACGTTGATCAGCAACGAGCAGACAGTGACCTTTGACAGTGGCTCTGACTCCATGGAGGAACGCAAGCGGCCGGTCAAGCTCATGCTCAAAAAAGGCGGCTACGACAATACCAAGGAATACGCCCTGGTCCTTAGAGACCCGGACACTCAGATAGAACACGAGCGGATTCCGGTGAACATTGATTTGGCCTTTATGGATGACTTTTGAAGAGGTAGACTGAAGGGAGATAGACTGAAGACTGAAGGGGGAAGGGCTGAAGATAAGGATTGACCTATAATTTCTTGTTTTCCTTCTGTCTTTGGTCCTTAATTTTGTTCACGAAGGAGAAAATATGGAAACTTTGAAACAAGAAGCCCTTGAGGCCATATCCAATATGCCAGACAGCGCAAATATTGATGACATCATGTACCAGCTTTATGTCATGGACAAGGTGAGAAAAGGCAGAGATGCTGTCCAAAGCGAGGACAGCCTTTCTACTATTGAATTACGGAAGGATATGGAAACATGGTGAGATATGAGACAATAATTTATTGGAGTGAAGAAGATCAGGTATACCTGGCGGAAGTGCCTGAATTGCCAGGATGCATAGCCCATGGAGATTCTTATGAATCTGCTTTGGCCAACGCCAAAGAGGCTATCCAGCTCTGGATTGATACTGCTAAGGAATTTGGCGATCCAGTCCTCCAGTAAAAAAGAAAAGATTACAACCACAGAGAGCACAGAGGACCACAGAGAAAAATATGCAGAGGGATTCTTTTACTGAAAAAATAATAGGTTGTGTGATTGAGGTTCATCGCGAGCTTGGTCCAGGGCTCTTGGAATCAACCTATCAGCAATGTCTTGCTCATGAATTCCACTTGAACGGGATATCATTTAAAGTGG from Desulfovermiculus halophilus DSM 18834 includes the following:
- the pglZ gene encoding BREX-1 system phosphatase PglZ type A; the encoded protein is MNTAQITDSLNHLFHTQGHRIVFWHDPDQEFVDLAPELSLDGVRLIHLDQESKLELKVRLELEDQDGKYLLYSPAPEPSPDQDWLLDIRLYSRSFHADQPSMLLSELGLSHQAMREHLRQRIKFFKNQDRTLRLKKLTTADDREKDMDTKMLAVLTRADQASIFDILMKLFGEMCTEDGCDFKSPPKSWTDIEKFGLTPFFWEEMSRTFGYDAQTPNLSDLLIRLLIADMANTLRGDLPRSLQHFRLQDQQVSTNVSVFVDQWRKHLGHYKQYTQISGQVADELGLQDQLAAYDAHSLLEVMTFEAVERQIIRSLRSQIIQEEAERFDELKSAILSRRDGHWATIHLDGYEHTSNIYATIYDGLDAVLDLLELCREYGQGLSYATADQMYQAYVRELYRFDQLYRHFHEAADIVELAGWDVLKEVHKVVESCYSNWYLDQISLCWGGFLDGESGLVADWTLRDVPKQQYFFSNQVKPLLTSSRSKVFVIISDALRYEIAEELARDINSKSRFKAKLTSQLGVLPSYTALGMAALMPRSRYGYKQGTDQILVDGKPCASLEQRQEILSQYEGIAVRAEDLLAMNKDQGRELVRPWQIIYIFHNQIDATGDSASTETKTFSAAHKTIIDLSSLVRFIVNSLNGSNVLVTADHGFLYQDTPPGALEKSEIGYKPGGVVKAKKRYILGHNLGESDNVWHGYTSTTAGTQDEMEFWIPKGVNRFHFSGGAKFIHGGAMPQEVVVPVLRVKELDTKAAEKEAVRKVGVSLLGSNRKVVNTICKFEFIQTEKTSERMLPRTLVVSIRDGDTLISNEQTVTFDSGSDSMEERKRPVKLMLKKGGYDNTKEYALVLRDPDTQIEHERIPVNIDLAFMDDF
- a CDS encoding type II toxin-antitoxin system HicB family antitoxin; protein product: MVRYETIIYWSEEDQVYLAEVPELPGCIAHGDSYESALANAKEAIQLWIDTAKEFGDPVLQ